A window of Bombyx mori chromosome 2, ASM3026992v2 contains these coding sequences:
- the LOC101742834 gene encoding chorion class B protein M3A5-like, with protein sequence MAAKIILFLSGCALVAQFTVGQYIGRVNNGCGCGSFDYRGLGYTAGCGLTAASSLAASHGGGLFVVTSSAAPTGLGIASENRYEGAVDVCGNIPFLGTADVAGEFPTAGIGEINYSCGDGAVAITAEGGLGYAGGLDYTGGLGYAGGLGYGLGYGEYVGFGCGGGDVYL encoded by the exons ATGGCAGCAAAAATTATTCTATTCTTGTCTGGATGTGCTCTCGTGGCTCAG TTCACAGTTGGCCAGTACATCGGCCGCGTGAACAATGGTTGTGGATGCGGGAGTTTCGACTACCGTGGTCTCGGTTACACCGCTGGCTGTGGTCTCACCGCTGCTAGTTCCCTTGCAGCCTCCCATGGAGGAGGGTTATTCGTCGTCACCTCCTCTGCCGCGCCTACTGGTCTCGGCATAGCTTCCGAGAACAGATACGAAGGCGCTGTCGATGTGTGCGGCAACATTCCATTCCTGGGCACCGCTGATGTCGCAGGCGAGTTCCCCACTGCGGGCATTGGTGAGATCAACTACAGCTGCGGCGATGGAGCAGTCGCCATTACCGCTGAAGGTGGTCTCGGCTACGCTGGAGGACTTGACTACACTGGTGGACTCGGCTACGCTGGTGGACTTGGCTATGGCTTAGGCTATGGAGAATACGTTGGATTCGGCTGTGGTGGCGGTGACGTCTACTTGTAA
- the LOC119629674 gene encoding chorion class A protein L12-like, producing MSTFALLLLCAQACLIQNVYGQSLGGLGGCGCGGGWNGWNGLGGGWNGLGLGWNGIDGGYGGGCGLYGGEGIGNVGVAGELPVGGVTAVGGRVPIIGGVEYGGPACAAGAVSICGHCAPTCGCGRAGFGGYY from the exons ATGTCTACCTTCGCTCTCCTTCTCCTCTGCGCTCAGGCCTGCCTGATCCAA AACGTATATGGCCAGTCCTTGGGTGGACTAGGCGGTTGCGGTTGTGGAGGTGGCTGGAATGGTTGGAACGGACTCGGTGGTGGTTGGAACGGACTAGGTCTTGGCTGGAACGGCATCGACGGTGGATACGGCGGTGGTTGCGGTTTATACGGAGGTGAGGGTATCGGTAACGTTGGAGTCGCCGGTGAGCTGCCCGTCGGTGGTGTCACCGCTGTCGGCGGCCGCGTGCCCATCATCGGTGGTGTCGAGTACGGAGGTCCCGCCTGCGCCGCTGGTGCCGTCTCCATCTGCGGACACTGCGCTCCCACCTGCGGATGTGGACGCGCTGGTTTCGGTGGATACTACTGA
- the LOC101743400 gene encoding chorion class A protein L11-like produces MSTFAFFLLCVQACLIQNVYGQCLGRGLGGCGCGGGLGGYGLGYGLGGYGGGYGYGGYGGGYGTYGGEGVGNVGVAGVLPVGGVTAVGGRVPIIGGVEFGGPACAGGCVSICGHCAPTCGCGCGGYY; encoded by the exons ATGTCCACCTTCGCTTTTTTTCTCCTCTGCGTTCAGGCTTGCCTGATCCAA AACGTGTACGGACAGTGCCTGGGTAGAGGACTGGGAGGCTGCGGCTGTGGAGGCGGCCTGGGCGGCTACGGACTCGGCTACGGCTTGGGTGGATACGGCGGCGGATATGGCTATGGCGGATACGGCGGTGGTTACGGTACCTATGGCGGCGAGGGCGTCGGTAATGTGGGTGTCGCCGGTGTGCTGCCCGTCGGTGGTGTCACCGCTGTCGGTGGCCGCGTGCCCATCATCGGTGGTGTCGAGTTTGGAGGTCCGGCCTGCGCTGGCGGCTGCGTCTCTATCTGCGGACATTGCGCCCCCACTTGCGGCTGCGGATGCGGTGGTTATTATTGA
- the LOC101741014 gene encoding chorion class A protein L11, with protein sequence MSTLAILLLCALGCLIQDVCGQCLGRSLGGCGCGCGLGGYGLGSYGCGCGLGGYGLGGYGGGYGAGCGSYGGEGVGNVAVAGELPVCGEASICGSVPIIGAVSFEGLACARGCVSICGRCVPDCGCGCGCGCRGYY encoded by the exons ATGTCTACGTTAGCTATTCTCCTTCTCTGCGCTCTGGGCTGTCTGATCCAA GATGTGTGCGGACAGTGCCTGGGTAGAAGCCTGGGAGGCTGCGGCTGTGGATGCGGCCTGGGCGGTTACGGCTTGGGTAGCTACGGCTGTGGATGCGGCCTGGGCGGTTACGGCTTGGGTGGCTACGGCGGCGGGTATGGTGCCGGTTGCGGTAGCTACGGCGGCGAGGGCGTCGGTAATGTGGCTGTCGCCGGTGAGCTGCCCGTGTGTGGTGAAGCCTCTATCTGTGGCAGCGTGCCCATCATCGGTGCCGTGAGCTTCGAGGGCCTTGCCTGTGCTAGAGGTTGCGTCTCTATCTGCGGACGTTGCGTTCCCGACTGCGGTTGCGGATGCGGATGCGGATGCCGTGGCTACTACTGA
- the LOC101743116 gene encoding chorion class B protein B.L1 → MAAKLILFVCATALVAQSALGIGCGRGCGGRGYGGLGYGGLGYGGLGYGGLGGGCGRGFSGGGLPVATASAAPTGLGIASENRYEGTVGVCGNLPFLGTAAVAGEFPTAGIGEILYGCGNGAVGITREGGLGYGAGYGGGYGLGYGGYGGGYGLGYGGYGGCGCGCGY, encoded by the exons ATGGCCGCTAAACTCATTCTCTTCGTCTGCGCCACCGCCCTCGTGGCTCAG TCCGCTTTGGGCATCGGTTGTGGTCGCGGTTGTGGAGGTCGTGGCTACGGCGGTCTGGGCTATGGTGGTTTGGGCTATGGTGGTCTGGGCTATGGGGGTCTTGGAGGTGGATGCGGTCGTGGTTTCAGCGGTGGTGGTCTCCCTGTAGCTACTGCTTCTGCTGCTCCCACTGGGCTTGGGATAGCTTCCGAGAACAGGTACGAGGGTACCGTCGGTGTCTGCGGCAACCTGCCGTTCCTTGGTACTGCTGCTGTCGCTGGCGAGTTCCCCACCGCCGGTATTGGTGAAATCCTCTACGGCTGCGGAAACGGTGCCGTTGGTATTACCCGCGAGGGTGGACTCGGCTATGGAGCTGGTTACGGAGGCGGCTACGGTCTCGGCTATGGAGGTTACGGAGGCGGCTACGGTCTCGGCTATGGAGGCTACGGCGGATGCGGATGTGGCTGCGGCTACTGA
- the LOC134198683 gene encoding chorion class B protein L11-like — MAAKLIIFVCATALVAQSALGIGCGCGCGGRGYGGLGYGGLGYGGLGYGGLGYGGYGGGCGRGFSGGGLPVATASAAPTGLGIASENRYEGTVGVCGNLPFLGTAAVAGELPTAGIGEILYGCGNGAVGITRESGLGYGAGYGGGYGLGYGGYGGGYGLGYGGYGGCGCGCGY, encoded by the exons ATGGCCGCTAAACTCATTATCTTCGTCTGCGCCACCGCCCTCGTGGCACAG TCCGCTTTGGGCATCGGTTGTGGTTGCGGTTGTGGAGGTCGTGGCTACGGCGGTCTGGGCTATGGTGGTCTGGGCTATGGTGGTCTGGGCTATGGTGGTCTGGGCTACGGGGGCTATGGAGGTGGATGCGGTCGTGGTTTCAGCGGTGGTGGTCTCCCTGTAGCTACTGCCTCTGCTGCTCCCACTGGGCTTGGGATAGCTTCCGAGAACAGGTACGAGGGTACCGTCGGTGTCTGCGGCAACCTGCCGTTCCTTGGTACTGCTGCTGTCGCTGGCGAGTTACCCACCGCCGGTATTGGCGAAATCCTCTATGGCTGCGGAAACGGTGCCGTTGGTATTACCCGCGAGAGTGGACTCGGCTATGGAGCTGGTTACGGAGGCGGCTACGGTCTCGGCTATGGAGGCTACGGAGGTGGCTACGGTCTCGGCTATGGAGGCTACGGCGGATGCGGATGTGGCTGCGGCTACTGA
- the LOC101742977 gene encoding chorion class B protein M2807-like, with translation MTYKLIFISFLVCSTQGRGRFGSCGCGGWVYGNRGYNALGNDIIAASALGASHGGGLAVVTTSAAPTGLDVTSENMYEGTVGICGSLPFLGAAAVEGSFLAAGAGDMNYGCGDGAVGIVAERGSSYAGGLSYNPGYVFNYGGLRVCGCKCGAAWLKR, from the exons ATGACCTATAAGTTGATCTTCATTTCCTTCCTAGTATGCTCAACACAG GGACGCGGTCGTTTCGGCAGCTGTGGCTGCGGTGGCTGGGTCTACGGTAACCGTGGCTATAATGCTCTGGGAAATGACATCATCGCTGCTTCTGCTTTGGGAGCTTCCCACGGTGGAGGTCTCGCCGTCGTCACTACCTCTGCCGCTCCTACTGGTCTGGACGTGACTTCGGAAAACATGTACGAGGGTACTGTGGGTATTTGCGGTAGCCTACCTTTCCTCGGGGCTGCTGCTGTGGAAGGTTCTTTCCTCGCTGCTGGTGCTGGCGACATGAACTATGGCTGCGGCGACGGCGCCGTCGGCATCGTGGCCGAGAGAGGCAGTAGTTACGCTGGTGGTCTCAGCTACAACCCGGGCTACGTTTTCAACTATGGTGGACTTAGAGTGTGTGGCTGCAAATGCGGTGCTGCCTGGTTGAAACGCTGA
- the LOC101743263 gene encoding chorion class A protein L11, which yields MSSFAFLLLCVQACLIQNVYGQCLGRGLGGCGCGGGLGGYGLGYGLGGYGGGYGYGGYGGGYGSYGGEGVGNVGVAGELPVCGVTAVGGRVPIIGGVEFGGPACAGGCVSICGRCAPTCGCGWGGY from the exons ATGTCCAGCTTCGCTTTTCTCCTGCTCTGCGTTCAGGCTTGCCTGATccaa AACGTGTACGGACAGTGCCTGGGTAGAGGACTGGGAGGCTGCGGCTGTGGAGGCGGCCTGGGCGGCTACGGACTCGGCTACGGCTTGGGTGGATACGGCGGCGGATATGGCTATGGCGGATACGGCGGTGGTTACGGTTCCTATGGCGGCGAGGGCGTCGGTAATGTGGGTGTCGCCGGTGAGCTGCCCGTCTGTGGTGTCACCGCTGTCGGTGGCCGCGTGCCCATCATCGGTGGTGTCGAGTTCGGAGGTCCCGCCTGCGCTGGCGGCTGCGTCTCTATCTGCGGACGTTGTGCCCCGACTTGCGGCTGCGGATGGGGTGGTTATTAA
- the LOC110385428 gene encoding chorion class B protein M2807-like, which yields MAAKLILFVCATALVAQSVLSIGCGCGGRGYGGLGYGGLGYGGYGGGCGRGFSGGGLPVATASAAPTGLGVASENRYEGTVGVCGNLPFLGTAAVAGEFPTAGIGEIDYGCGNGAVGITREGGLGYGGYGGGYGLGYGGYGGGYGLGYGGYGGCGCGCGY from the exons ATGGCCGCTAAACTCATTCTCTTCGTCTGCGCCACCGCCCTCGTGGCACAG TCCGTTTTGAGCATTGGTTGTGGTTGCGGAGGTCGTGGTTACGGCGGTCTGGGCTATGGTGGTCTGGGCTATGGAGGCTATGGAGGTGGATGCGGTCGTGGTTTCAGCGGTGGTGGTCTCCCTGTAGCTACGGCCTCTGCTGCTCCCACTGGTCTGGGTGTAGCTTCTGAGAACAGGTACGAGGGTACCGTCGGTGTCTGCGGCAACCTGCCGTTCCTTGGTACTGCTGCTGTAGCTGGCGAGTTCCCCACCGCCGGTATTGGTGAAATCGACTACGGCTGCGGAAACGGTGCCGTTGGTATTACCCGCGAGGGTGGACTCGGCTATGGAGGCTACGGAGGCGGCTACGGACTCGGCTATGGAGGCTACGGAGGCGGCTACGGTCTCGGCTATGGAGGCTACGGCGGATGCGGATGTGGCTGCGGCTACTGA